A part of Candidatus Electrothrix aestuarii genomic DNA contains:
- a CDS encoding cofactor-independent phosphoglycerate mutase: MKYILLIGDGMGDTPVPELGGKTPLEAAHKPTIDRLCAAAEPLLVRTVPEGYPPGSDVANLSLLGYEPEKYYTGRAPLEAASMGVEIPDEALAFRCNLVTVDYLDDDRMTMIDYSAGHISSEEAAELIAAVQAACGTEQLRFYPGISYRHLLIHQGGVPDSLGTVPPHDYMDQDVTEFYRQYLAIDYLADLMRTSAQVLAEHPVNQKRLAAGRRPANAIWIWGEGGKPAMNTIQERHGLTGSLISAVDLLKGLGVCSGLDVLEVEGATGYLDTNYQGKAEAALEALKSQDLAVVHVEAPDEAGHQGSVADKVQAIEDFDAKIVEPIVTEMDRRGEPYRLVVTMDHYTPIARRTHEDWPVPMFLYDSEGVEQPARVSYTEAHIIAAAKQGQLCLESGAAFFTRFVMAKNGEQHG; encoded by the coding sequence ATGAAATACATTCTCCTTATCGGCGATGGCATGGGCGATACCCCGGTGCCGGAACTCGGGGGTAAGACCCCTTTGGAAGCAGCTCATAAGCCCACCATTGACAGACTCTGTGCTGCTGCTGAGCCGTTACTGGTCCGCACTGTCCCGGAGGGCTATCCGCCGGGCAGCGATGTGGCCAATCTCTCCCTGCTCGGCTATGAGCCGGAAAAGTACTACACTGGTCGCGCCCCCCTGGAGGCGGCCAGCATGGGCGTGGAGATTCCTGATGAAGCCCTGGCCTTCCGTTGCAATCTGGTCACAGTGGACTATCTGGATGATGACCGCATGACCATGATTGATTACAGTGCGGGCCATATCAGCAGCGAAGAGGCAGCGGAGTTGATCGCAGCCGTACAGGCGGCCTGTGGCACGGAACAACTACGTTTTTATCCTGGGATCAGCTATCGTCACCTGCTCATCCACCAGGGTGGGGTGCCGGACTCCCTGGGTACGGTCCCTCCCCATGATTATATGGACCAGGATGTAACGGAGTTCTACCGGCAATACCTCGCGATTGATTATCTTGCTGACCTGATGCGGACCTCTGCCCAGGTGCTGGCGGAGCATCCGGTGAATCAGAAGCGCCTGGCAGCTGGTAGGCGGCCTGCCAATGCCATCTGGATCTGGGGGGAAGGAGGGAAGCCTGCCATGAACACCATCCAGGAACGGCACGGCCTGACCGGCAGTCTGATCTCCGCTGTGGATCTGCTCAAAGGGCTGGGCGTGTGCAGCGGCCTGGATGTGCTGGAGGTCGAGGGGGCCACCGGCTATCTGGATACCAATTACCAGGGCAAGGCTGAGGCCGCCCTGGAGGCCTTGAAGAGCCAGGACCTTGCTGTGGTTCATGTTGAGGCCCCGGACGAGGCAGGGCATCAGGGCTCTGTAGCAGATAAGGTGCAGGCTATTGAGGACTTTGATGCCAAGATTGTGGAACCCATTGTGACAGAGATGGATCGTCGGGGCGAACCCTATCGCCTGGTGGTGACGATGGATCATTATACCCCCATTGCTCGCCGCACCCACGAGGATTGGCCTGTGCCTATGTTTCTCTACGACTCCGAGGGCGTGGAGCAGCCTGCCCGAGTGAGCTACACCGAGGCGCACATCATTGCCGCAGCAAAGCAAGGGCAACTTTGCCTGGAGAGCGGGGCAGCCTTCTTTACTCGCTTTGTTATGGCAAAGAATGGAGAGCAGCATGGGTGA
- a CDS encoding thioesterase family protein: MGDLRMKMQEPVFRVPYRVIYGDTDSGGVMYHANYLRLAEVGRTELMRQWAMPYSEIERQGVILPLTESYLRYKAPARYDDLVTISTSLAELSFVTCRFHFTITRWEEDQGRDRLLVKGFTCHASINRQGKLMPLPDNIREALEGVWKQKS; encoded by the coding sequence ATGGGTGACCTGCGTATGAAGATGCAGGAGCCGGTCTTTCGGGTCCCGTACCGGGTGATCTACGGCGATACCGACTCCGGTGGCGTGATGTATCATGCTAACTACCTTCGCCTGGCAGAGGTTGGCCGAACAGAGTTGATGCGTCAATGGGCTATGCCCTATAGCGAAATAGAGCGGCAAGGAGTTATCCTGCCCTTGACTGAAAGTTATCTCCGCTATAAGGCTCCGGCCAGGTACGATGACCTTGTGACCATTTCCACGTCTCTTGCCGAACTGAGCTTTGTTACCTGTCGCTTTCATTTTACAATAACCCGCTGGGAAGAGGACCAGGGGCGGGACCGGCTCCTGGTCAAGGGCTTTACCTGTCATGCAAGTATTAATCGACAGGGAAAGCTTATGCCTTTGCCCGACAATATCCGGGAGGCGCTTGAGGGGGTATGGAAGCAGAAATCGTAG
- a CDS encoding virulence RhuM family protein: METSDIIIYKTHDGKSSVALYAQDGNVWLNQKQLAELFDTSKPNISMHIANVLEEGELSDNSVVKDFLTTAADGKQYKVRYYALPMILAVGFRVRSIRGTQFRQWANRHLHEYMVKGFLIDDERLKNPDGRPDYFDEMLERIRDIRASEKRFYQKVRDLFALSSDYESSDKATQMFFSEVQNKLLFAVTEQTAAEIIVSRASAEKNNMGLTSWKGSVVRKQDIYIAKNYLSADEIDTLNRLVVIFLETAELRAKRRIDTTMDFWRQNVDQIIQSNDFALLENKGSISKKRMEHIALAEYGQFDERRKAYEAELADLQDEEELRLLESRVKGRKRQGE; the protein is encoded by the coding sequence ATGGAGACCTCTGATATTATCATCTACAAGACCCATGACGGCAAAAGCTCCGTCGCCCTTTATGCCCAGGATGGCAACGTGTGGCTTAATCAGAAGCAACTGGCGGAACTTTTTGACACCTCTAAGCCGAATATCAGTATGCACATAGCTAACGTGCTGGAAGAAGGGGAGTTGAGCGATAATTCAGTTGTTAAGGATTTCTTAACAACTGCCGCAGACGGCAAACAGTACAAGGTTCGGTACTATGCCCTTCCTATGATACTTGCAGTCGGTTTCCGGGTGCGCAGTATTCGCGGGACGCAGTTTCGCCAGTGGGCAAACCGCCATCTGCATGAGTATATGGTCAAGGGCTTTTTGATAGACGATGAGCGGTTGAAAAACCCGGATGGTCGCCCGGATTATTTTGATGAGATGCTGGAGCGCATTCGGGACATCCGCGCTTCAGAAAAACGTTTTTACCAAAAAGTTCGTGACCTCTTCGCTCTCAGCAGCGATTACGAGAGCAGCGACAAGGCCACCCAGATGTTTTTTTCCGAAGTACAGAACAAGCTCCTGTTTGCCGTGACCGAGCAGACAGCGGCGGAAATTATCGTTAGTCGGGCCAGTGCTGAAAAAAACAACATGGGCCTGACCAGCTGGAAAGGATCGGTTGTCCGCAAGCAGGATATCTACATTGCAAAGAACTATCTCTCAGCCGATGAAATCGACACTCTGAACCGTCTGGTTGTCATCTTTCTGGAAACAGCGGAGTTGCGGGCAAAGAGACGCATTGATACAACGATGGATTTCTGGCGGCAAAACGTTGACCAGATTATTCAGTCCAACGACTTTGCCTTACTGGAGAATAAGGGCAGCATCAGCAAGAAGCGGATGGAACATATTGCCTTGGCTGAATACGGCCAATTCGACGAAAGGCGGAAAGCCTATGAGGCGGAGCTTGCCGACCTGCAGGATGAAGAGGAGTTGAGGCTGTTGGAAAGTAGGGTGAAAGGTCGGAAGAGGCAAGGGGAATGA
- a CDS encoding two-CW domain-containing protein yields the protein MKQKKINCWEFKRCGREPGGINSAEGVCPVALEQRADGVHDGLNGGRCCWVLRDNLCQSTTEKRGKLSKAKNTECLQCDFYHLVRKEEIPYFKVTGVVLNEIKRRGHVELHA from the coding sequence ATGAAACAGAAAAAAATCAACTGTTGGGAGTTCAAACGTTGCGGCAGGGAGCCCGGAGGCATTAACTCCGCTGAGGGAGTCTGTCCTGTTGCCCTGGAACAGAGGGCTGACGGTGTCCATGACGGTCTGAACGGCGGGCGTTGCTGCTGGGTGCTCCGAGATAATCTCTGCCAGAGCACAACGGAAAAAAGGGGCAAACTCAGCAAAGCCAAAAACACAGAATGCCTGCAATGCGATTTTTACCATCTGGTCAGGAAAGAAGAAATCCCTTATTTCAAAGTAACCGGAGTTGTCCTAAACGAGATAAAACGTCGGGGACATGTTGAGCTCCACGCCTAA